The following is a genomic window from Variovorax paradoxus.
CGAGAAGACCACGGCGGTGCGCAATGGCAGCCCCGAAATCATCGCCGCCGCCGCTGATTTCTTTGACAGCCTGAACGCCGCGCAGCAGCAGAAGGTGCGCGACTTCATGGACCGCGGCGGCCGCCGCTGGGGCCATCGTGGCTGAGCTTGACTCGCCCCCGGGCCTGGCGCACTTCGTGCCGCTTCGCCAACCCTCTTCGTGGGGGCGGCAGCTCTGGTCCGGCGAAGCCGCATCCACGGTCTCTCGCGAACAGGGCGTTGGCGGCGGTGTGCGTCTGCTGCTGCGCGCCGAAGGCGTCGTCGTGCTTGCAGCGGCGCTTGCAGCCTATGCGCAGTTCGGCGCGGGCTGGGGCGTGTTTACGGTGTGGCTGCTCGCGCCTGACCTTTCGATGCTCGGCTACCTTACGGGCCCGCGCGTGGGCGCGGCGCTCTACAACGCGGCGCATTCATACGCCGGCGCCGTTGCATTGCTGGTGCTCGGCGCGCTTGCCGCAATGCCATGGGCCGTGGCCGGTGGCCTGATCTGGTGCGTGCACATCGGGCTCGACCGCGCGCTCGGCTACGGGCTCAAGTACGGCTCGGGCTTCGGCGCCACGCACCTGGGCCGAATCGGGCCGGCCGACCCGTGGTGAGGGCCGGACGATGGCCCGCACTGCGGCTGGCAGCGAAAACCCGAACGCCAGCGGGGGTGCGATGCCCGCAGGCCTGATCGTCAGCCAGCTGTTTGCCAGGAGGCACAATCCCGTCATGCCGCGCATCCTGCTGATCGACGACGACGAACACCTCGCCGCGCCGCTGACCACCTACTTTGCACGCTTCGGCTGCACGCTCGAGAACGCCGTTCGTCCGAGCGAAGGGCTCGCCATGCTGCGTGCCGGCCAGTACGACGCGGCCATTCTCGACGTGATGCTGCCCGAGATGGACGGCTTTGCGCTGTGCCGCGAGATCCGCAAAGAGAGTGACATTCCCATCGTGATGCTCACCGCGCGCGGCGAGGTGATGGACCGCGTGGTCGGCCTGGAGCTCGGGGCCGACGACTATGTGCCCAAGCCCTTCGAGCCGCGCGAACTGGTGGCGCGCGTGCAGACCATCCTGCGGCGGCAGCGCAGCACGCCCGCCATGGCCAACGGGAACGGCAACGGCAATGTCAGCAGCACGCAGCACCGCGTGTTCGACGGCCTGTCGATCGACCTCGACCGCCGCCAGGTGCTTCGCCATGGCGAGCGTGTGGAGCTGACCGGCACCGAGTTCGAGCTGCTCGCACTGCTTGCGGCCGAACCCGGCAAGGTGTTCAGCCGCGACGACATCCTTAACCGTCTTCGCGGCCATGAAGCCGAGCTCTATACCCGCGCGGTCGACATCGTGGTGAGCCGCCTGCGCAAGAAGCTCGAGCCGCTGGACTGCATCAAGACGCTTCGCAACGCCGGCTATGCGCTGGCCGTCGCGCGCAGCGAGCCCGCATGAGGTCTCGCCGGAGAGGTTGGCGCAACGCGTGGCATGAAATGAGATGCCGCCGCGCGGAACTGCACAGGCAATGGCATGAGCAGTGGCACGAGAAGGTGCAGGGCAAGCGCCGCTGGCGCCGCTCGCTGCGCATCCGGCTCGTGATGATGTTCGTGTTGCTCGCGTTGGTGATGGCCGTGGTGTTCATGGGCGGCATGAAGAAGTCCTTCTCCACTGGCTGGGCCGAGGCCGCCAAGCCGATGCTGGTGGACTATGCCGACCGGCTTGTTGCCGAGATCGGCACGCCGCCCGACATTGCGCGCGCCCAGGCGCTGGTAGCCCGGCTGCCCATCACCATCCGAATCGTGGGACCCCAGGTCAATTGGGATTCGAACCCCGGCGGTGCCAACAGCCCCGGTGGCTGGATGCACGACCGCGACGAGGAGCCGTGGAACGACAAGTGGTTCATCCGCCCCACGGCCGACGGCCACCGCGTGATTTTCGGCTGGGCGCCCAAGCTCTGGAAGCTCGCGCCGCGCGCCGCAGGCTGGGCCACCCTGTGCGCGCTGCT
Proteins encoded in this region:
- a CDS encoding DUF4260 domain-containing protein, with product MAELDSPPGLAHFVPLRQPSSWGRQLWSGEAASTVSREQGVGGGVRLLLRAEGVVVLAAALAAYAQFGAGWGVFTVWLLAPDLSMLGYLTGPRVGAALYNAAHSYAGAVALLVLGALAAMPWAVAGGLIWCVHIGLDRALGYGLKYGSGFGATHLGRIGPADPW
- a CDS encoding response regulator transcription factor, with product MPRILLIDDDEHLAAPLTTYFARFGCTLENAVRPSEGLAMLRAGQYDAAILDVMLPEMDGFALCREIRKESDIPIVMLTARGEVMDRVVGLELGADDYVPKPFEPRELVARVQTILRRQRSTPAMANGNGNGNVSSTQHRVFDGLSIDLDRRQVLRHGERVELTGTEFELLALLAAEPGKVFSRDDILNRLRGHEAELYTRAVDIVVSRLRKKLEPLDCIKTLRNAGYALAVARSEPA